The Oreochromis niloticus isolate F11D_XX linkage group LG13, O_niloticus_UMD_NMBU, whole genome shotgun sequence genome has a window encoding:
- the si:dkey-228d14.5 gene encoding transmembrane protein 150A, producing the protein MGFWIIFPICLSLVSFIGTWSVYGLAFSNNHVCALTDWGNGNYCRVNYTDAGCCWVPTISSSGTYPPENSLFTATINAGSFMFLLFCIFHHAHIMERHSSQSMMSKFALVFGVIAAMGAFAAGNCNPFHVSLLHYLGAAISFMCVCFYTCILTVLTRKCALSGYEKVLYPLRISSTVIQVIVTIIYTVLFIQSEYFYIHLSAVFEWMLSMNLELFELSYAVEFFFFSSYMLSNLLNKREEEKPLMMTMS; encoded by the exons ATGGGGTTCTGGATTATTTTCCCCATCTGTCTTTCCCTGGTGTCCTTCATTGGAACGTGGAGTGT ATACGGGCTAGCCTTCTCCAACAATCATGTGTGCGCCCTCACTGACTG GGGTAACGGCAACTACTGCAGGGTGAATTATACTGATGCTGGATGCTGCTGGGTTCCTACAATAAG CTCAAGTGGAACATATCCACCAGAAAATTCACTTTTTACAGCCACAATCAACGCCGGATCCTTCATGT TTTTGCTGTTCTGCATATTCCACCATGCCCATATTATGGAGAGGCACTCGAGTCAGTCCATGATGAGCAAATTTGCACTGGTCTTCGGtgtgattgcagccatgggGGCATTCGCAGCCGGAAACTGCAAC CCGTTTCACGTGTCACTCCTTCACTACCTCGGGGCTGCCATCAGTTTCATGTGCGTGTGCTTCTACACGTGTATCCTCACCGTGCTGACACGGAAGTGTGCGCTCTCTGGATATGAAAAGGTTCTCTACCCGCTGCGAATCAGCTCCACTGTGATTCAAGTAATTGTGACCATCATCT ATACTGTCTTGTTCATTCAGAGCGAGTACTTCTACATCCACCTGTCTGCAGTTTTTGAGTGGATGCTGAGTATGAACCTGGAGCTGTTTGAGCTCAGCTACGCCGTggaatttttcttcttctcgtCATATATGCTCTCAAATCTGTTGAACAAACGAGAGGAGGAAAAGCCTTTGATGATGACGATGTCCTGA